A window of the Mesotoga prima MesG1.Ag.4.2 genome harbors these coding sequences:
- a CDS encoding DUF7000 family protein, translated as MNDLIREYTNQLNTGRIQEAYRGIMSFMSDLRTYLTERYPNYVTGSLYFGYMDMTYFAFSPTALRDRKLKIAIVYLHKESRFEVWLGAINRKVQAKYIEFFRLKNIGQYKLSQVSPGVDSILESILSDRPDFDNPEELKKEIERKTIEFAESVTLMLNR; from the coding sequence ATGAACGATCTTATCCGTGAATACACGAACCAGTTGAACACAGGGCGCATCCAGGAAGCCTACAGGGGAATCATGTCGTTCATGTCGGATCTAAGAACGTATTTGACCGAAAGATACCCAAACTATGTGACCGGTTCTCTGTATTTCGGGTATATGGACATGACTTATTTTGCATTTTCTCCCACCGCCTTGAGAGATAGGAAACTCAAAATCGCGATTGTCTATCTGCACAAAGAGAGCAGATTTGAAGTCTGGCTTGGTGCAATCAACAGAAAGGTCCAGGCCAAGTACATCGAGTTCTTTAGACTTAAGAATATAGGCCAATACAAGTTGTCACAAGTCTCTCCGGGAGTCGATTCCATTCTCGAGTCAATACTTTCCGATAGGCCGGATTTCGATAACCCTGAAGAACTCAAAAAAGAGATCGAAAGAAAGACCATCGAGTTCGCAGAGAGCGTAACTCTCATGCTCAATCGATAA
- a CDS encoding DUF3795 domain-containing protein codes for MEEALIAPCGMNCSLCINYQSMKEDLKKKGFRRQYCPGCIPRGENCTHMGDQCELLAKGSVRFCFECKAFPCKRLKALDKRYRTKYHMSMIENLEFIRDNSIDLFLKKEEEKWRCPECGGVICCHNGLCLNCNLDTLRKNKKYRWNEE; via the coding sequence ATGGAAGAGGCGTTAATCGCTCCATGCGGTATGAATTGCAGCCTGTGCATCAATTACCAGTCAATGAAAGAGGATCTAAAGAAAAAAGGCTTTCGCAGACAGTACTGCCCCGGGTGTATTCCGAGGGGTGAAAACTGCACTCATATGGGTGACCAATGCGAATTGCTTGCAAAGGGAAGCGTCCGGTTCTGCTTTGAGTGCAAAGCCTTTCCGTGTAAACGACTTAAGGCACTGGATAAGCGCTACCGAACGAAGTATCATATGAGCATGATTGAGAACCTGGAATTCATTCGTGACAACTCTATAGATCTGTTCTTGAAGAAGGAAGAGGAAAAATGGCGATGCCCTGAATGTGGAGGGGTCATATGCTGTCATAATGGCCTGTGCCTGAACTGCAATCTCGATACTCTTCGAAAGAACAAGAAATACCGCTGGAATGAGGAGTAG
- a CDS encoding EAL domain-containing protein: protein MSAKILVVDDSASDRFIIERMLREYDILTACDGIEAMQQIDEHGDIDIVILDLNMPKMDGFEVLKALKSNDRYKGLRTIILTNYDELDNEIEGLRLGAVDYIRKPVNMDSLKARIEIHVELLRIQQMLEQKLYEQGLTFDTIFQQAPIGIAISHGSEPSSGRESTVARFNPMFEKITGRTKDELMELGWVKITYPDDLDKDLINFKKLQRGELSSYSMEKRYVRPDGSIVWVQMTVAPLIISNDDRYNHICLAQEITRRKEMEADLLESERSKSVLLSHLPGLAYRCKYDRQWTMEFVSAGCSTLTGYSPESLINNKELAFCDLVAPEYRESLWIEWEKTLAKKVPLNYEYQTITAEGERKWVLEMGEGVFGEGGEVEALEGIIIDITYRKRIEDRLKYNSEHDRWTGLHNLNYLETLLERDGKHRRLENRAFVSINLNTVQSLTATYGFHYTQELMREVADMLGQYCTDRRMLFYTYENLFVFYLKDYKDREELTEFCRDIANMLESLLVAERIGGGIGVVQIDKDSDRDVDQLMKRLLIASEKALNIYDRDVGICFYDAEIEMEMIREEEIKRELAKIGADENYGELFLQYQPILDLESNRICGFEALSRLKIEKFGLVPALEFIPIAEKTKLIVPIGRRAIIRALRFLRRLKDNGFGGVLVSINVSAIQLLRSDFSENLFKMIDRTQVNPENIGLEITESVFASNYEEINRIIGGLKDSGIQIAIDDFGTGYSSLARERELNVNCLKIDKSFIDKLMCLDAKDTITSDIISMAHKLGHCVIAEGVEHEKQRQYLHSWGCDRIQGYLIGKPLDEEAAIGVLKASQLL, encoded by the coding sequence ATGTCTGCAAAGATTTTGGTTGTGGACGATTCGGCATCAGATCGTTTCATAATCGAGAGAATGTTGCGCGAATACGATATCCTTACGGCATGTGACGGAATAGAGGCCATGCAACAAATCGATGAACATGGCGATATTGACATTGTGATACTGGATCTGAATATGCCTAAGATGGATGGGTTCGAGGTTCTAAAAGCTTTGAAGTCAAATGATCGATACAAGGGACTCCGCACGATAATTTTGACGAACTACGATGAGCTGGATAATGAGATAGAAGGTCTGAGACTTGGTGCAGTGGACTACATAAGAAAGCCCGTAAATATGGATTCCTTGAAAGCCAGAATTGAAATTCACGTTGAACTGCTTCGAATCCAGCAAATGCTCGAGCAGAAGCTGTATGAACAGGGCCTGACTTTCGATACGATTTTCCAGCAGGCGCCCATTGGGATAGCTATTTCACACGGCTCTGAACCGTCTAGTGGCAGGGAGAGTACCGTTGCGAGGTTCAATCCTATGTTCGAGAAAATAACAGGAAGAACTAAGGATGAATTGATGGAGCTTGGCTGGGTGAAGATCACATATCCCGATGATCTCGATAAGGACTTGATTAACTTCAAGAAGTTGCAGCGTGGTGAGCTCAGTAGTTATTCAATGGAGAAGCGATATGTTAGGCCCGACGGCTCTATCGTTTGGGTTCAAATGACCGTGGCTCCGCTCATAATTTCGAATGATGACAGGTACAACCATATATGTCTGGCTCAGGAAATCACGAGACGAAAAGAGATGGAGGCCGACCTACTCGAGAGCGAGCGCAGCAAGTCCGTTCTTCTCTCCCATCTTCCCGGTCTTGCTTACAGGTGCAAATACGATCGGCAGTGGACTATGGAGTTTGTTTCTGCCGGCTGCTCCACACTTACCGGCTATTCGCCTGAAAGCCTAATAAACAACAAAGAGCTTGCCTTTTGCGATTTGGTTGCTCCGGAATACCGTGAATCCCTCTGGATAGAATGGGAGAAGACTCTCGCTAAGAAAGTTCCTCTAAATTATGAATATCAGACCATTACGGCAGAGGGTGAGAGAAAATGGGTTCTGGAGATGGGAGAAGGAGTTTTTGGCGAGGGAGGAGAGGTTGAGGCTCTTGAAGGGATAATCATTGACATAACATATCGGAAGAGAATCGAAGACAGGCTTAAGTATAATAGCGAGCACGACAGGTGGACGGGTCTGCATAACTTGAATTATCTTGAGACTCTTCTAGAGAGGGATGGAAAACATCGAAGGCTTGAGAACAGGGCATTTGTCAGTATAAATCTGAACACTGTTCAGTCACTTACCGCAACCTATGGATTTCATTACACTCAGGAGTTGATGAGGGAAGTAGCAGATATGCTCGGCCAGTATTGTACAGACCGACGCATGCTGTTCTATACATATGAAAATCTATTTGTTTTCTACTTGAAAGACTACAAAGACAGAGAAGAACTGACTGAATTCTGCAGAGACATTGCGAATATGCTCGAGTCACTACTCGTTGCTGAGAGAATTGGCGGTGGGATAGGCGTTGTTCAAATTGATAAAGACAGTGACCGCGATGTAGATCAGCTAATGAAGAGACTTCTGATTGCCTCAGAAAAAGCTCTGAACATATACGACAGAGATGTTGGAATTTGTTTCTATGACGCAGAAATCGAAATGGAAATGATTCGCGAAGAAGAGATAAAGCGTGAGCTCGCTAAAATTGGCGCGGATGAAAACTACGGCGAACTGTTTTTACAGTATCAGCCGATCCTGGATCTAGAATCAAATCGGATCTGTGGTTTTGAAGCTCTGTCCAGATTGAAGATTGAAAAGTTTGGTCTTGTGCCGGCTTTGGAATTCATCCCCATAGCTGAAAAGACAAAGTTGATCGTCCCGATCGGTCGCAGAGCCATTATCAGGGCCCTGCGTTTTCTAAGAAGGTTGAAGGACAATGGATTCGGCGGAGTACTTGTCTCGATCAATGTCTCTGCAATTCAGCTGCTGAGGAGCGATTTTTCCGAGAATCTCTTCAAGATGATAGATCGGACACAGGTCAATCCGGAGAATATCGGGCTAGAGATTACGGAGTCGGTATTTGCCTCGAACTACGAGGAAATAAACCGAATCATCGGAGGCCTTAAGGATTCGGGAATTCAGATTGCTATCGATGATTTTGGGACAGGGTACTCCTCTCTTGCGAGAGAAAGGGAGCTGAATGTGAACTGCCTGAAGATCGACAAGTCCTTCATTGACAAACTGATGTGTTTAGACGCGAAGGACACGATCACTAGTGATATCATTTCAATGGCCCATAAACTTGGCCACTGTGTTATAGCAGAAGGGGTGGAGCATGAAAAGCAGAGGCAGTATTTGCATAGTTGGGGATGTGACAGAATACAGGGATATCTGATCGGCAAACCTCTGGATGAGGAGGCGGCAATCGGGGTTTTGAAAGCCAGTCAGCTTCTGTAA
- a CDS encoding Ig-like domain-containing protein: MRKRHIILLIVPLVLLLTGCPLFNKLPVWSTIADLSTNIGDIVNVNLSVYCTDPDGDSLNFRLVNGPGSVVGSLYSWTVTAPSGLKTVEVAASDGKGESKTSFKINVKSPPNVPSNPSPAHNADGQSFKNVTLTWTGGDPDGDPVTYDLYFGTSPNPPINSTNLTNTSLVKVGLASFTNYYWKIVAKEGSRVVEGPVWKFTTEPYGIVDDNFESRPLGVLGPSTLPWANYDSSDLSKGAITLFGFAGSRGLTLSDPTLDGYARVLRTGLSPARRGMISFDFSVAANGNFGVGDRTHWAPYIFCGDYGEGFGLYTFSGDYQMMMLISPNTWYTVLMEFDFNFPYRGFSVHVNGAYKGAETYTVTLDFTQFEFLVFSSRLCDYVDFDNVYIGIYDSGYTTSDVDAMSSDFELSTGLPLP, translated from the coding sequence ATGAGGAAAAGACACATTATTCTGCTCATTGTTCCTTTAGTACTTCTACTCACGGGCTGTCCACTTTTTAACAAACTTCCGGTCTGGTCCACAATAGCAGATCTTTCAACAAACATAGGCGATATTGTAAACGTGAATCTTTCAGTATACTGCACAGACCCTGACGGCGATTCTCTGAATTTTAGGCTGGTAAACGGTCCAGGATCGGTCGTGGGTAGTCTTTACTCGTGGACAGTTACTGCGCCTTCTGGGCTAAAAACAGTCGAGGTAGCCGCTTCAGATGGTAAGGGTGAATCGAAGACCAGTTTCAAGATCAATGTGAAATCTCCGCCTAATGTTCCATCAAATCCTTCGCCGGCCCACAACGCAGATGGCCAGAGCTTTAAGAACGTAACTCTCACCTGGACAGGAGGGGATCCGGATGGCGATCCCGTGACTTATGACTTGTATTTCGGAACGAGCCCCAATCCACCGATTAATTCAACTAACCTGACTAATACTAGTCTTGTGAAGGTCGGCCTGGCAAGCTTCACAAACTACTACTGGAAAATAGTGGCTAAGGAGGGGAGCCGTGTGGTTGAAGGTCCGGTGTGGAAGTTCACAACGGAACCTTATGGAATCGTCGATGACAACTTCGAGTCCAGACCTCTTGGAGTTCTTGGGCCGTCAACCTTGCCATGGGCAAACTACGATAGTTCAGATTTGTCGAAGGGAGCCATTACCCTCTTTGGCTTCGCTGGGAGTCGAGGTCTTACTCTCTCTGATCCGACGCTTGATGGTTACGCAAGGGTTCTCAGGACAGGGCTTAGTCCTGCCAGAAGAGGTATGATCTCGTTTGATTTTAGTGTTGCAGCAAACGGTAACTTCGGTGTTGGAGACCGGACGCACTGGGCTCCTTATATCTTCTGTGGAGACTATGGAGAAGGATTTGGTTTATATACTTTCAGTGGGGACTACCAGATGATGATGCTTATATCTCCAAACACCTGGTACACCGTATTGATGGAGTTCGACTTCAATTTCCCTTACAGAGGATTCTCGGTTCATGTAAATGGAGCATATAAGGGAGCTGAGACTTATACGGTTACGTTGGATTTCACCCAGTTCGAATTCCTTGTCTTTTCTTCGAGATTGTGTGATTATGTCGATTTCGACAATGTCTATATCGGGATTTACGATTCCGGTTACACTACATCAGATGTAGATGCTATGTCATCTGACTTTGAACTCTCAACAGGACTGCCTTTGCCCTAG
- a CDS encoding response regulator, producing MDQIIQDVVNIVSYKIEEQGIGFRLSKDPLIPNWFFGDQKRIEQILLNILNNAAKFTSAGEVSLDVRLVAKENEKYHLSFSVRDTGIGMTEEQIKNLFMPFIQGDSTINRRFGGSGLGLSIVKNLVEMMGGKIEVFSTPGEGSTFIIHLSLDVDKEREELYAKTFSATHFKNIRTLVLEKTGASMNLIESYLGAFGMHCELTTSQESAVSMLEAADGKFAKSFDLFILDYDTPSEGGFEFAVSIRNNKRIPKTPKLIMLLPMMREDLFDKLNDYGIDMGIGKPIIPSILLNGILDIFKLKAVSATHPSVKERVSQAKLERPHQVLLVEDNKTNQLIAKSILQQVGIESILAGDGKTAIELYSQHKEKIDLILMDLHMPILNGYEAAKEIRKMSTSVPIVAMTADVILGVKEKCEESGIHHYISKPFDPDHFIQTIKEIILENEEERIQESTVLDHSAGLKNIGGDIEVYRQILKAYLEENRETVEKLSLAINEKRYSDAAQIVHKVKGSSGSIGAKELHTVSMELQKALNEEKEDKIQPLKDRFSGLLRRLIEEIDRFHAQK from the coding sequence ATGGATCAGATCATCCAGGATGTCGTGAATATCGTGTCTTACAAGATCGAAGAACAGGGAATCGGTTTCAGGCTTTCGAAGGATCCCCTTATTCCCAACTGGTTTTTCGGTGACCAGAAGCGAATAGAACAGATTCTCCTCAATATCCTTAACAATGCAGCGAAATTCACAAGTGCCGGTGAAGTCTCGCTTGACGTCAGGCTAGTTGCTAAGGAAAATGAGAAGTATCATCTGTCATTCTCCGTCAGAGATACCGGTATCGGGATGACCGAAGAGCAGATAAAGAACTTGTTTATGCCTTTCATACAAGGAGACAGCACCATCAACCGTCGATTTGGGGGTTCGGGACTGGGACTGTCGATCGTCAAGAATCTTGTGGAAATGATGGGAGGAAAAATCGAGGTTTTTAGCACCCCGGGAGAAGGTTCCACGTTTATCATTCATCTGTCACTGGACGTTGATAAAGAGAGGGAGGAACTATATGCGAAAACCTTCTCGGCGACTCACTTCAAGAATATCAGGACTCTCGTACTTGAGAAGACGGGGGCAAGTATGAACTTGATCGAGAGCTATCTCGGCGCCTTTGGAATGCATTGTGAACTCACGACCTCGCAGGAAAGTGCAGTGAGCATGTTGGAAGCTGCCGATGGGAAGTTTGCCAAATCCTTCGACCTGTTCATTCTGGATTACGATACACCGTCTGAAGGGGGCTTCGAATTTGCAGTTTCGATTCGAAATAACAAAAGGATACCGAAGACTCCAAAGCTTATCATGCTCCTGCCAATGATGAGAGAGGACTTGTTCGATAAACTTAACGACTATGGAATCGATATGGGAATCGGCAAGCCGATCATTCCTTCAATCCTGTTGAATGGAATTCTCGACATTTTCAAGCTGAAGGCCGTGTCTGCCACCCATCCTTCAGTAAAAGAGAGAGTGAGCCAGGCAAAGCTGGAACGACCACATCAGGTTCTCCTGGTGGAAGATAACAAGACCAATCAATTGATTGCCAAGTCTATTCTCCAGCAAGTGGGAATTGAATCGATTCTGGCCGGCGACGGTAAGACTGCCATTGAACTTTACTCGCAGCATAAGGAAAAGATCGACTTGATCTTGATGGATCTGCACATGCCTATATTGAATGGTTACGAGGCGGCGAAGGAGATCAGGAAGATGTCAACCAGTGTCCCGATTGTGGCGATGACCGCGGATGTTATTCTCGGTGTCAAAGAGAAATGCGAAGAAAGTGGGATTCATCATTACATAAGCAAGCCCTTTGACCCCGACCATTTCATTCAAACCATCAAAGAAATAATACTGGAAAATGAGGAAGAGAGAATACAAGAGTCGACCGTTCTCGATCATTCGGCCGGACTGAAGAACATTGGTGGCGATATAGAAGTCTATCGGCAGATATTGAAGGCATACTTGGAAGAGAACCGGGAAACCGTAGAAAAGCTTTCACTTGCAATAAATGAAAAGAGATATTCCGATGCCGCGCAGATCGTCCACAAGGTTAAGGGAAGCTCAGGCAGTATTGGAGCAAAGGAATTGCACACAGTGTCGATGGAATTGCAGAAGGCTTTAAATGAAGAAAAGGAAGACAAAATACAGCCGCTGAAAGATAGATTTTCTGGCTTGCTGAGAAGACTGATCGAGGAAATCGATCGGTTTCATGCCCAGAAATGA
- a CDS encoding diguanylate cyclase produces MKGSRRVISIKWVITIMFMLAITISVGGIGSMIFARWLSSAERTSESIVETISESVFNHIVDFMHEPTHINEANHSIIENNILDLSNEEIREKYFVGVLSSHEAEIYSFSFGTASGEYYGARRNEDGVIEIMRNDASTGGYSWYYSVNEDLTAGERVVVAGKFDPRTRAWYKTAEAEAGPVFSPIYKHFVMDDLTISAAWPVYDREGNLRGVLGTHMLLSGVGGFLKDIVRGYNGYAIIFERDTGLLIANSMELDNFSILSDGTFKRHEIGEIENSYIKKAYNDYSLTQDPHFTYRGESGKLFVGIREIHMPGVDWILMSAIPEALYMTSVVESIHMTVLLVALALIISVIVFNIAAGKLMKPVDNLLEVSAALSSGDLSKRVDVVRNDEIGTISTGLNKVADKMQFLINNLEDSVRDRTEKLHKTNAELEENKNQLQLLLDSTAEGIYGIDMNGNCTFCNTSAARILGYESIEELLGKNMHLKLHHSRRDGTVFPADDCKILRSIKQGRGFEADDEVFWRSDGTSFDVEYHSYPQIRNGKVVGGVITFMDITERKKREEEIRYLSCHDSLTGLHNRSCFENNRKEIDIPENLPMSVIFADINGLKMTNDVFGHAAGDELLKKSAEVLNQSCRESDVIVRAGGDEFIILLPKTDKEEAEKILSRIKIGFSNTRVAAMKCSVSLGLDTKTSIDQPLEVVMANAENSMYRDKTMNRKSSNREIINSIIDTLHSKHPREKQHSVAVSELCSQIGSALNLSLPEISVLERAGYLHDIGKIVLDESILSKVSSKALTEEEREKVRQHSVVGYRILNLFDDTLDLAEYAYSHHERWDGKGYPRGLAGEQIPLISRIISVAEAYERVLNRGDGSIEERRETAIRAVREGAGKQFDPKIAGLFIEMIEEKTT; encoded by the coding sequence ATGAAGGGGAGTAGAAGAGTTATTTCGATCAAATGGGTCATCACGATTATGTTCATGTTGGCCATTACAATATCTGTTGGCGGAATCGGAAGTATGATTTTCGCGAGATGGTTATCTTCAGCCGAACGCACATCTGAAAGCATTGTAGAGACAATTAGCGAAAGCGTGTTCAATCACATAGTCGACTTCATGCATGAGCCTACTCACATTAACGAAGCAAACCACAGTATTATCGAGAACAATATACTCGATCTGTCCAACGAGGAAATTAGAGAAAAATACTTCGTCGGTGTTTTGAGCTCGCATGAAGCGGAGATATACAGTTTCAGTTTCGGTACAGCCAGTGGCGAGTACTACGGGGCGCGCAGAAATGAAGATGGAGTAATAGAGATAATGAGAAACGACGCCTCTACAGGAGGCTACTCATGGTACTACTCCGTGAATGAGGACTTGACGGCCGGCGAACGAGTAGTTGTAGCGGGGAAATTCGATCCCCGAACACGCGCATGGTATAAAACTGCGGAAGCCGAAGCGGGCCCAGTCTTTTCGCCAATCTACAAACACTTTGTGATGGATGACTTGACCATTTCTGCCGCTTGGCCTGTCTATGATAGAGAGGGTAATCTGCGGGGCGTCCTGGGAACACACATGCTGCTTTCGGGTGTCGGAGGTTTTCTCAAGGACATTGTGAGAGGCTATAATGGTTACGCTATCATTTTTGAAAGGGACACAGGCTTACTGATCGCCAACTCTATGGAGCTCGACAACTTCTCCATCCTTTCCGATGGTACGTTCAAACGACATGAAATTGGTGAAATCGAGAACTCATACATTAAGAAGGCATATAATGATTACTCTCTAACTCAAGATCCACATTTCACATACAGGGGTGAGAGCGGAAAGCTCTTTGTAGGTATTAGAGAAATCCACATGCCGGGTGTTGACTGGATCTTGATGTCGGCAATTCCTGAAGCACTCTATATGACCAGTGTTGTGGAAAGTATTCACATGACTGTATTGCTGGTTGCTCTCGCACTGATAATATCAGTAATTGTATTCAATATTGCCGCTGGCAAGCTGATGAAGCCTGTAGACAATCTTCTTGAGGTCTCCGCTGCATTATCCTCGGGGGATCTGTCAAAGAGAGTCGACGTGGTTAGGAACGATGAAATCGGAACGATATCGACGGGATTGAATAAAGTTGCCGATAAAATGCAGTTTCTCATCAATAACCTGGAAGATAGCGTCAGAGATAGAACGGAGAAACTGCACAAGACGAATGCGGAACTTGAAGAGAACAAGAATCAACTCCAACTGCTGTTAGATTCTACGGCAGAAGGGATTTACGGAATAGACATGAATGGGAACTGCACTTTCTGCAATACTAGTGCGGCTAGAATTCTTGGATACGAAAGCATTGAGGAATTGCTGGGAAAGAACATGCACCTGAAGCTTCACCATAGCCGACGCGATGGAACGGTGTTTCCTGCTGATGACTGCAAGATTCTCAGATCGATCAAACAAGGAAGAGGCTTTGAAGCGGATGACGAGGTCTTCTGGAGATCTGACGGGACCTCTTTCGATGTAGAGTACCATTCTTATCCCCAGATAAGAAACGGGAAGGTAGTCGGCGGGGTTATAACCTTCATGGATATTACAGAACGAAAAAAGAGAGAGGAAGAGATCAGGTACTTGAGCTGCCATGACTCACTTACCGGTCTTCACAACAGGAGTTGTTTCGAGAACAACCGCAAGGAGATCGATATACCGGAAAATCTTCCGATGTCGGTAATCTTCGCGGATATCAACGGCCTGAAGATGACGAATGATGTATTTGGTCACGCAGCCGGGGATGAGCTGCTGAAGAAATCTGCAGAGGTGCTGAATCAGTCTTGCAGGGAGAGTGACGTGATTGTCAGAGCCGGAGGCGATGAGTTTATTATTCTTCTTCCGAAAACGGACAAGGAAGAGGCAGAGAAGATACTCTCGCGAATCAAGATTGGGTTTTCAAATACGCGTGTCGCAGCGATGAAGTGCAGTGTCTCACTTGGTCTCGATACGAAAACAAGTATCGATCAACCGCTGGAAGTGGTAATGGCAAACGCGGAAAACTCTATGTACAGGGATAAGACCATGAACCGTAAATCTTCAAACAGGGAAATAATAAACTCAATCATTGATACTTTGCACTCAAAGCATCCGAGAGAGAAGCAGCATTCAGTTGCTGTTAGCGAACTGTGCAGCCAAATTGGATCTGCCCTAAACCTCTCGCTACCTGAAATCAGCGTGCTGGAGAGAGCGGGCTACCTGCATGACATCGGGAAAATTGTACTCGATGAAAGCATCCTGTCCAAGGTTTCTTCGAAAGCCTTGACGGAGGAAGAGAGGGAAAAGGTAAGGCAGCATTCCGTTGTTGGATACCGCATCTTGAATCTCTTTGACGATACGCTGGATCTCGCCGAATACGCCTACAGTCACCACGAAAGATGGGACGGAAAAGGCTATCCGAGAGGGCTTGCAGGAGAACAGATCCCGCTGATATCTAGAATCATATCGGTAGCAGAAGCCTATGAACGTGTTCTCAATAGAGGAGACGGTTCAATCGAAGAAAGAAGAGAAACGGCCATTAGAGCAGTCAGAGAGGGAGCCGGAAAGCAATTCGACCCGAAGATTGCCGGACTGTTCATCGAAATGATTGAGGAAAAAACCACATGA